A DNA window from Plasmodium brasilianum strain Bolivian I chromosome 12, whole genome shotgun sequence contains the following coding sequences:
- a CDS encoding cytochrome b-c1 complex subunit Rieske, whose translation MIRIRSIDLFLKSNLRSRKNEFNKISKRTFGGTFNHNIKENDRVPPASENPSYKNLFDHAEDIKLWEIEEKKNISHKSVDDLSELVEPSNHPHQYEGIFVRTRYAHYNQTAEPVFPRKPDLKKGELASGANVTRTDVWNDPNEPAVVSVGKFEPNNFRPAGYIENTPNPDSINSEYHPDFREYRLRSGNADRRTFMYFISASYFFIMSSIMRSTICKSVHFFWISKDLVAEGTTELDMRTVSPGEHVVIKWRGKPIFVRHRTPEDIQRARDDDKLIETMRDPQLDSDRTIKPEWLVNIGVCTHLGCIPAPGGNYSGYFCPCHGSHYDNSGRVRQGPAPSNLEVPPYEFVDENTIKIAQVNFAIFATSKGDVCCLIVHLQNDEEKKGKTVYVLNEIYEFVLFRMSDSSCSTSAEYMRILGCEDRVRLKKIKYYKIKIKSLIEAFPCDPFL comes from the exons atgataagaaTTAGGAGTATCGATTTGTTTTTGAAAAGTAACTTACGGTCAAGAAAAAATGAGTTTAACAAAATTAGTAAGAGAACCTTTGGTGGAACATTTAACCataacataaaagaaaacgATAGAGTACCACCTGCATCTGAAAATCCAAGTTATAAGAATTTGTTTGATCATGCGGAGGATATTAAATTATGGgaaatagaagaaaagaaaaacattagTCATAAAAGTGTCGACGATTTGTCTGAATTAGTTGAACCATCAAATCATCCTCATCAGTATGAAGGTATATTTGTAAGAACGAGGTATGCTCACTATAATCAAACAGCTGAACCTGTATTTCCTAGGAAACCAGATTTAAAGAAAGGTGAATTAGCTAGTGGAGCTAATGTAACAAGAACAGATGTATGGAATGATCCTAATGAACCTGCAGTTGTTTCCGTAGGCAAGTTTGAACCCAATAATTTTAGACCAGCTGgttatattgaaaatacaCCCAACCCTGATAGTATAAATTCTGAATATCATCCTGATTTTAGAGAATACAGATTAAGAAGTGGGAATGCAGATAGGAgaacatttatgtattttataagtgcatcttatttttttattatgtctTCAATTATGAGATCAACTATATGTAAGTccgttcattttttttggatTTCAAAGGATTTAGTAGCAGAAGGTACTACCGAATTAGATATGAGAACAGTTAGCCCAGGAGAACATGTTGTTATTAAATGGAGGGGTAAACCTATTTTTGTAAGGCATAGAACTCCTGAAGATATTCAAAGAGCAAGAGATGATGATAAACTAATTGAGACCATGAGAGACCCACAATTAGATTCAGACAGAACAATTAAACCCGAATGGCTAGTTAATATAGGAGTTTGTACTCATTTAGGTTGTATACCTGCACCTGGAGGAAATTATAGCGGTTATTTTTGCCCATGTCATGGATCTCATTATGATAATTCCGGTAGGGTTCGTCAAGGCCCAGCACCTTCAAATTTGGAAGTTCCTCCATATGAATTTGTTGACGAAAATACTATTAAAATTG CGCAAGTTAACTTTGCCATTTTTGCAACATCTAAGGGAGATGTGTGTTGCCTTATTGTCCAT TTGCAAAAtgatgaggaaaaaaaagggaaaacggtttatgtattaaatgaaatttacgaatttgttttatttagaATGAGCGATTCGTCCTGCAGTACCTCGGCTGAGTATATGCGTATTTTGGGGTGTGAGGATAGAGTAAgactgaaaaaaataaaatattataaaataaaaataaaaagtttaataGAGGCATTCCCATGTGACCCTTTTTTGTGA